The stretch of DNA CAGTTACTCGCCCGCAAAACGGGGCATTCTACTCATAATACCAGTCTTTATATGCCTACCCATTCTAGTCGGCTGGAGTCGGTATCCTGTTCGACCTCAAGCCACAGTGCTATGGCCTCTTCCATCCTCTCCATTAGCTGGTCAACCGACCTGGCCTGGGAGTGGCATCCCGGCAGCGCAGGGATGCTGCCGACATAGTAACCAT from Acidiferrobacterales bacterium encodes:
- a CDS encoding type II toxin-antitoxin system HicB family antitoxin produces the protein MKNEYALLIEKDEDGYYVGSIPALPGCHSQARSVDQLMERMEEAIALWLEVEQDTDSSRLEWVGI